The Roseococcus microcysteis genome contains a region encoding:
- a CDS encoding OmpA family protein has product MGAASLNQALSERRAAAVGRYLTQRFGVDAGRLETIGLGQTQLLVPTPDNTPSAENRRVQVINLGR; this is encoded by the coding sequence GTGGGGGCCGCCAGCCTGAACCAGGCGCTGTCGGAGCGCCGGGCCGCCGCGGTGGGCCGCTACCTCACCCAGCGCTTCGGCGTGGATGCCGGGCGGCTCGAGACCATCGGCCTGGGGCAGACTCAGCTCCTGGTGCCCACCCCGGACAACACCCCCAGCGCCGAGAACCGAAGGGTGCAGGTGATCAACCTCGGGCGCTGA
- a CDS encoding DUF5343 domain-containing protein yields MQEARRPERFTTDFLETKLGQSGGSARAIIPLLKRMGFLNSDGSPTKLYDQFRNEETRKAAVAEGARTAYKDLFDRNDFAYSLSREKLTSLITEMTGLEKDSTVIKCTVATFWQLKELADFEVNLAGASPGVDTEPLNIVPRHAPDTHQPTSAASSDRQSQNVRLSVGYTINLNLPETTNPDVFNAIFKALREHLLQEK; encoded by the coding sequence ATGCAGGAAGCGCGCCGGCCAGAACGCTTCACAACGGATTTTCTGGAAACGAAGCTTGGACAAAGCGGCGGAAGCGCCAGGGCAATCATACCTCTACTAAAGCGGATGGGATTCCTTAACTCAGACGGTAGCCCGACAAAATTATATGATCAGTTTCGTAACGAAGAAACAAGAAAAGCAGCGGTGGCTGAAGGAGCAAGGACCGCATATAAGGACTTATTTGATCGAAATGACTTTGCCTACAGTCTGTCTCGAGAGAAACTGACTTCCCTAATTACAGAAATGACAGGACTTGAAAAAGATTCAACAGTTATAAAATGTACAGTCGCGACCTTTTGGCAGCTTAAGGAACTTGCGGATTTTGAGGTGAATTTGGCGGGTGCCAGTCCCGGTGTTGATACTGAACCCCTCAATATTGTTCCGCGACATGCGCCAGACACCCATCAGCCGACGTCGGCGGCATCTTCGGACCGCCAGAGCCAGAACGTCAGGCTGAGCGTAGGATATACAATCAATTTGAATTTGCCAGAGACTACAAACCCCGACGTGTTCAATGCAATTTTCAAGGCCCTAAGGGAGCATTTATTGCAGGAAAAATGA
- a CDS encoding MFS transporter, whose amino-acid sequence MSAPLPLGLMAFGGFAIGAGMRLLDPLLPMIAVGFGTTVAGAAILIAAFALPYGAGQLATGPLGDRLGKVRVASFALLAYGLVSMASALAQGLTELTVMRALAGLFAGAVIPLMMAHIGDSVPYEERQAAIGRFLTGMVFAQMLAGPLSGVLGENFGWQASFLAAGGLAVTAGGLMAWKLLRGAPPHARPAAGMFSGFGKLLRARAGRKLLMLAGLNGALLFGGAFPFVASFLIERFGLSAGEAGLVMAGFGIGAFVYTRIAKRLVRRFGERGLLGLGGASLMGLLLLISVAWAWWVVLVAQLCIGLAFFMFHGVLQARATEALPEARGTAVSAFAMALFLGQTLGTLVFAAVIAGADYRLAFAMAGVGVGGWRGGRGGKPSCRNPCLEMTTLCRSILRRHLQRPTINFRRLWSHQCNFPIWLLPVSSDVFLKRCRKRAGQNASQRIFWKRSLDKAAEAPGQSYLY is encoded by the coding sequence GTGAGCGCGCCCCTGCCGCTCGGCCTCATGGCCTTCGGCGGCTTCGCCATCGGCGCGGGCATGCGCCTGCTGGACCCGCTTCTGCCCATGATCGCGGTGGGGTTCGGCACCACCGTGGCCGGTGCCGCCATCCTGATCGCGGCCTTCGCCCTGCCCTATGGCGCGGGGCAGCTGGCCACCGGGCCGCTGGGCGACCGGCTGGGCAAGGTGCGCGTGGCGAGCTTCGCGCTGCTGGCCTATGGGCTGGTCAGCATGGCCTCGGCCCTCGCGCAGGGACTGACGGAGCTGACGGTGATGCGCGCGCTGGCCGGGCTGTTCGCCGGCGCCGTGATTCCGCTGATGATGGCGCATATCGGCGACAGCGTGCCCTATGAGGAGCGCCAGGCGGCCATCGGCCGCTTCCTGACGGGGATGGTCTTCGCGCAGATGCTGGCGGGCCCGCTCTCCGGCGTGCTGGGCGAGAATTTCGGCTGGCAGGCGAGTTTCCTGGCGGCCGGCGGCCTGGCGGTGACGGCGGGCGGGCTGATGGCCTGGAAGCTGCTGCGCGGCGCGCCCCCGCATGCACGGCCGGCGGCGGGGATGTTCTCCGGCTTCGGCAAGCTGCTGCGGGCGCGGGCGGGGCGCAAGCTGCTGATGCTGGCGGGGCTGAACGGCGCGCTGCTGTTCGGCGGCGCCTTCCCCTTCGTGGCGAGTTTTTTGATCGAGCGCTTCGGGCTTTCGGCCGGCGAGGCGGGGCTGGTGATGGCGGGCTTCGGGATCGGCGCCTTCGTCTACACGCGCATCGCCAAGCGTCTGGTGCGGCGCTTCGGGGAGCGGGGGCTGCTGGGGCTGGGCGGGGCGTCGCTGATGGGGCTGCTGCTGCTGATTTCGGTGGCCTGGGCCTGGTGGGTGGTGCTGGTAGCGCAGCTTTGCATCGGCCTCGCCTTCTTCATGTTCCACGGGGTGCTGCAGGCGCGCGCGACCGAGGCGCTGCCGGAGGCGCGGGGCACGGCCGTCAGCGCCTTCGCCATGGCACTGTTCCTGGGGCAGACGCTGGGGACGCTGGTGTTCGCGGCGGTGATCGCGGGGGCGGATTACCGGCTGGCGTTTGCGATGGCGGGGGTGGGGGTTGGGGGTTGGCGTGGTGGGCGCGGCGGTAAGCCTAGCTGTCGAAACCCGTGCCTAGAAATGACAACCCTTTGCCGGTCAATCTTGCGTAGACATCTACAACGCCCGACCATAAACTTTCGACGGTTGTGGAGTCATCAATGCAACTTCCCTATCTGGCTTCTCCCGGTGTCATCCGACGTATTTTTGAAAAGATGCAGGAAGCGCGCCGGCCAGAACGCTTCACAACGGATTTTCTGGAAACGAAGCTTGGACAAAGCGGCGGAAGCGCCAGGGCAATCATACCTCTACTAA
- a CDS encoding serine/threonine-protein kinase — MSESEPLPSGLPKRYQWQELLGRGGMGRVFAAFDTTIRRRVAIKLADPPIPGDPESMAAFQRFRREAQVAGGLKHEHIVGVYDFGEEQGTGWMVMELVEGGSLRDLIRGGTRLTLPEIVRLVVQVLDALAHCHDQGVIHCDIKPANIMLTVATSSGEVKLTDFGIARSRPEFADDVTVVAGARPAAESFIGTPAYMAPEQAKSLPFDHRVDIWAAGVLLYELLTEKKPFTGDHPDAVTQAILTTEPEPPSRISFLATPAFDAVLARALAKDPAKRYPDARAFAAGLLEAARARRGDETRATAMAPPPAAPPPPAKKGGVSPALLAGAGLAVAAVVGAVVFLLPRGEAPPAPTPQQQQALVLTPPSPQPEAPAALQAPPVAEPRPEPASPPAPPVAQPQPPSEPPPAPPVAQPRPEPPPAPPVTPPPVAQPRPEPPAPPVVQPRPEPEPPVAQPRPEPPAPPVAQPRPEPPAPPVAQPRPEPPAPPVAQPRPEPTPPVAQPRPEPPPPVLVQPQAPVLVPAPAPAAILADILGRVRCGVVSQAPEGSGFVVNGFLHQEDAAALRRAAAEANLTLRLAADVFDAPYCEVLAAIRPITAAPGTGLEVEPRARLLRRNDQMELALQMPQWAAHLNIWFVMHDGNALQLIRERPMAPGARVNMRETSPDFPWIIDEPFGLELVLVVASERPLFATPAPTRKRSPPWPQHSTRRAAARAGRSRPAP, encoded by the coding sequence ATGAGCGAGTCCGAACCGCTCCCGAGCGGCCTGCCCAAGCGCTACCAGTGGCAGGAATTGCTCGGCCGGGGCGGCATGGGCCGCGTCTTCGCCGCCTTCGACACCACCATCCGCCGCCGCGTCGCCATCAAGCTGGCCGACCCGCCCATCCCCGGCGACCCCGAGAGCATGGCCGCTTTCCAGCGCTTCCGGCGCGAGGCGCAGGTGGCGGGCGGGCTGAAGCACGAGCACATCGTCGGCGTCTATGATTTCGGCGAGGAGCAAGGCACCGGCTGGATGGTGATGGAGCTGGTGGAAGGCGGCTCCCTGCGCGACCTGATCCGTGGCGGCACCCGCCTGACCCTGCCCGAAATCGTCCGCCTGGTGGTGCAGGTGCTCGATGCGCTGGCGCATTGCCACGATCAGGGCGTGATCCATTGCGACATCAAGCCCGCCAACATCATGCTGACGGTCGCCACCTCCTCCGGCGAGGTGAAGCTGACCGATTTCGGCATCGCCCGCTCCCGCCCCGAATTCGCCGATGACGTGACGGTGGTGGCCGGCGCCCGGCCTGCGGCCGAGAGCTTCATCGGCACGCCGGCCTATATGGCGCCCGAACAGGCCAAGAGCCTGCCCTTCGACCACCGCGTGGACATCTGGGCCGCCGGCGTCCTTCTCTACGAGCTGCTGACGGAGAAGAAGCCCTTCACCGGCGACCACCCCGACGCCGTCACCCAGGCCATCCTGACCACCGAGCCGGAGCCGCCCTCGCGCATCTCCTTCCTGGCGACGCCCGCCTTCGACGCGGTGCTGGCGCGGGCGCTCGCGAAAGACCCGGCGAAGCGCTACCCCGACGCCCGCGCCTTCGCGGCCGGGCTGCTGGAGGCCGCGCGCGCCCGGCGGGGAGATGAGACCCGGGCGACCGCCATGGCGCCTCCGCCCGCCGCGCCGCCGCCGCCCGCGAAGAAGGGTGGGGTGTCGCCGGCCCTCCTGGCCGGGGCGGGATTGGCCGTCGCGGCGGTGGTGGGCGCCGTGGTCTTCCTGCTGCCGCGTGGCGAGGCGCCGCCCGCGCCGACGCCGCAGCAGCAACAGGCGCTGGTTTTGACGCCGCCCTCGCCCCAGCCGGAGGCACCGGCCGCCTTGCAGGCGCCGCCTGTGGCCGAGCCACGCCCTGAGCCTGCCTCTCCGCCCGCGCCGCCGGTGGCGCAGCCCCAGCCGCCATCCGAACCTCCCCCGGCCCCGCCGGTCGCGCAGCCACGGCCCGAGCCGCCGCCTGCGCCGCCCGTGACGCCGCCGCCTGTGGCCCAGCCGCGTCCGGAGCCGCCCGCGCCGCCGGTGGTGCAGCCCCGGCCTGAGCCGGAGCCACCCGTGGCGCAACCGCGTCCAGAGCCGCCCGCGCCCCCGGTTGCGCAACCCCGGCCGGAGCCGCCCGCGCCACCGGTGGCACAGCCACGCCCCGAACCGCCAGCGCCGCCCGTGGCGCAACCCCGTCCGGAGCCAACGCCACCGGTGGCGCAGCCGCGCCCCGAACCGCCGCCGCCCGTGCTGGTGCAGCCGCAGGCGCCTGTTCTCGTGCCGGCCCCGGCACCCGCCGCCATCCTGGCCGACATCCTGGGCCGCGTGCGCTGCGGCGTGGTGTCACAGGCGCCGGAGGGTTCGGGCTTCGTCGTCAACGGCTTCCTGCACCAGGAGGACGCCGCGGCCCTCCGCCGCGCCGCCGCCGAGGCGAACCTGACCCTGCGCCTCGCCGCCGATGTCTTCGACGCCCCCTATTGCGAGGTGCTGGCCGCCATCCGCCCCATCACCGCGGCACCCGGCACGGGGCTGGAGGTGGAGCCGCGTGCCCGCCTGTTGCGCCGCAACGACCAGATGGAACTGGCCCTGCAGATGCCGCAATGGGCCGCGCACCTGAACATCTGGTTCGTGATGCATGACGGGAACGCGCTGCAGCTGATCCGCGAACGCCCCATGGCGCCCGGCGCCCGCGTGAACATGCGCGAGACCAGCCCGGACTTCCCCTGGATCATTGACGAGCCCTTCGGGCTGGAACTCGTGCTGGTGGTGGCGTCGGAGCGGCCGCTCTTCGCCACCCCCGCCCCGACGAGGAAACGGTCCCCGCCCTGGCCGCAGCACTCGACCAGGCGCGCCGCGGCGCGGGCGGGCAGGTCGCGGCCCGCGCCGTGA
- a CDS encoding Swt1 family HEPN domain-containing protein codes for MKDLHAIKLFGLNNLAIESEIRRLERELSINLGHHNIVKKEDESSYFPQFDYDIRKEAAEMAAHYQIFYCLENFIRKLVVERLKETHGPDWWVKAVPENVRNNAQINHKKELSSGMTLRSSDLIDYTTFGELGEIIKSNWDLFGESFRDLGAVQRILYNLNLLRAPIAHCKLLAEDEVLRLRLSLRDWFRQMS; via the coding sequence ATGAAAGACCTTCATGCAATCAAGCTGTTTGGGCTAAATAACTTAGCCATCGAAAGCGAGATTCGTCGCCTTGAGCGCGAACTCAGCATTAACCTTGGCCATCACAATATAGTTAAAAAAGAGGATGAAAGTAGCTATTTTCCGCAGTTCGATTACGACATTCGCAAAGAAGCGGCCGAAATGGCCGCACATTATCAAATTTTCTACTGCCTGGAGAATTTTATACGTAAGCTAGTTGTGGAGCGGCTTAAGGAAACTCATGGACCAGATTGGTGGGTCAAGGCCGTTCCAGAGAATGTTCGCAATAACGCCCAGATAAATCATAAAAAAGAACTATCGAGTGGTATGACACTTAGATCTTCGGACCTCATTGACTATACAACATTTGGAGAGCTTGGCGAGATTATAAAATCTAATTGGGATCTATTTGGAGAGAGCTTTCGAGATCTCGGAGCTGTTCAACGTATACTTTATAATTTGAACCTACTGAGAGCGCCAATTGCTCACTGCAAATTGCTGGCCGAGGATGAGGTGCTGCGCCTTAGGTTGAGTTTGCGTGACTGGTTTCGCCAGATGAGTTGA
- a CDS encoding argininosuccinate synthase encodes MRVANIKKVVLAYSGGLDTSVILKWLQTTYGCEVVTFTADLGQGEELGPARDKALMLGIKPENVYMDDLRETFVKDFVFPMFRANALYEGMYLLGTSIARPLIAQRQIEIAEQVGADAVSHGATGKGNDQVRFELSYYALKPDIKIIAPWREWDLTSRTRLIQFAEEHQIPIAKDKRGEAPFSVDANLLHSSSEGKILEEPWDAPDEMVWQRTISPMDAPDTPTEITIQFKNGDAVGINGEALSPATLLTKLNALGKANGIGRLDLVENRFVGMKSRGCYETPGGTILSVAHRAMESITLDREAAHLKDSLMPRYAEIIYNGFWFAPERRMLQALIDASQASVEGEVRLKLYKGNTIVTGRRSPHSLYSMKHVTFEEDQGAYDQFDAQGFIKLNALRLRLGAMAGRRGGAL; translated from the coding sequence ATGCGCGTCGCCAACATCAAAAAGGTCGTCCTCGCCTACTCCGGCGGGCTCGACACCTCCGTCATCCTCAAATGGCTCCAGACCACCTATGGCTGCGAGGTGGTGACCTTCACCGCCGATCTCGGCCAGGGTGAGGAGCTGGGGCCGGCGCGGGACAAGGCGCTGATGCTCGGCATCAAGCCCGAGAACGTCTACATGGACGACCTGCGCGAAACCTTCGTGAAGGACTTCGTCTTCCCCATGTTCCGCGCCAACGCGCTGTATGAGGGGATGTACCTGCTCGGCACCTCCATCGCCCGCCCCCTCATCGCCCAGCGGCAGATCGAGATCGCGGAGCAGGTGGGCGCCGACGCCGTCTCCCACGGCGCCACCGGCAAGGGCAATGACCAGGTCCGGTTCGAGCTGAGCTATTACGCGCTGAAGCCCGACATCAAGATCATCGCGCCCTGGCGCGAATGGGACCTCACCAGCCGCACCCGCCTCATCCAGTTCGCCGAGGAACACCAGATCCCCATCGCGAAGGACAAGCGCGGTGAGGCGCCCTTCTCCGTGGACGCCAACCTCCTGCACAGCAGCAGCGAGGGCAAGATCCTGGAAGAGCCCTGGGACGCGCCGGATGAGATGGTGTGGCAGCGCACCATCAGCCCCATGGACGCGCCCGACACCCCCACCGAGATCACCATCCAGTTCAAGAACGGCGACGCGGTCGGCATCAATGGCGAGGCCCTGTCCCCCGCCACGCTGCTGACGAAGCTGAACGCGCTGGGCAAGGCCAACGGCATCGGCCGGCTGGACCTGGTGGAAAACCGCTTCGTCGGCATGAAGTCCCGCGGCTGCTATGAGACGCCGGGCGGCACCATCCTCTCCGTCGCGCACCGCGCCATGGAGAGCATCACGCTGGACCGTGAGGCCGCGCACCTCAAGGACAGCCTGATGCCGCGCTATGCGGAGATCATCTACAACGGCTTCTGGTTCGCGCCGGAGCGCCGGATGCTCCAGGCGCTGATCGATGCCAGCCAGGCCAGCGTGGAGGGCGAGGTTCGCCTCAAGCTCTACAAGGGCAACACCATCGTGACGGGCCGCCGCTCGCCGCACAGCCTGTACTCGATGAAGCACGTGACCTTCGAGGAAGACCAGGGCGCCTATGACCAGTTCGACGCCCAGGGCTTCATCAAGCTGAACGCGCTGCGGCTGCGGCTGGGCGCCATGGCGGGGCGGCGCGGCGGGGCGCTGTAG